actggtgtgagggatacaccccctccgcgctcaatacaccccctaatggagcgatatgcggccacgttacaccgcgcctcgtcgccggagccgccgtgccagacaatccgtgccgttcccctgccgggcagatttgcgacggacctagcgcacctcaccgaagcgcttccatggcctctgccgcgccctcgccggtcaattctctcagggtgagagtattatttttcccactgctgcgtgtgaaacccctattggacaaactgttctttgcaatacatcgatggataaatacgcgcacaaacacgcaatacgtgcaatagaatgctcgaggtcaattttgtgatgctctttttcaacagatcttcgcaaatccgaaggtgtagaattacctcccaaagacataggatgacaacaaacactttcttgacacactgtataacattgaggtatccagttttgccacatacaattttgtcattgtcacgtttgactttgttcattgtaaagtcaaatttgcacactccatctgtgaaatagtacgaagaaatcatagtgacttgtattccttatgatatcatgatgccacataatatataatacaatacaataattcgcgaacagatcactcgttaattgcttttaaaagaattaccacggaagcttcctaacacgctacccgggggccagggatttatttcgtcgataagttaggttattaaacttatgctctttcattgaagacatcgatgaacgctgtgttccagaaatagccaatcacacttggcgaagcataatagtaatttacaataacaaatacttaagaatgcctaattttgttaaacatagggttcaatttacaattatgtaaatattacttcttgaaagtaacttcttaatcaattttaacaaattttgtaaaatcatgtaataaatcttattatttatcatacgcgtgtattaagccaattgccaaccgaacatgttcaaactgtatttttttcaaaacgggaccttaagctaaaaagctttatttcacatattcgacttgttcttgtatgtggtatcagcacctagtcggatgcccgcgttatgcaggacaccctgatggcgttgaacgcaacgattcaaattgaactgaaaagtcgttatgttttcagaggacttgtgtgtagaggatggttgatcgtgagatttattagacaagattgctcgttgttgaaaccttcaagtatattttcaaatgactaaataaataattatagataatgttcgcaaagacggtagatactcgtagatactgatccataactctcgtgaactctttacgattgcgtccgtttaaactggtatagtataaacagatcgggggagagtcggagaattcaaattcgtctttgttcgacggttcgacggttcgacggttcgacggttcgacggttcgacggttcgacggttcgacggttcgacggtaacgtaacggcgacattgttttgcccggagtttatttattaatatattatgtatgtcctcacgatcttgatactccgaagcaaaaaaacaacaacatgatttgaaatgttctctagctcatgtaccgctacgtgtactttcaaggagcaaaactgacacagttccgcttgtgacgcgagacggagattatcgtttcacttcctttaacgcatttttgccattgaaagacactaatttctgtgacttgctttatctctgttataaatctctctttatatttaaaattttatagtttttgtgcaaacgtaaaaggtaagtaaatattaataaatattataataatataatataatgctatataataatattaataaatacttcgctatttacgtattttatttccattaaggtatattgtatttttcattgcattactttcatttttatttagtgtaataataaacgcatacgttaatattcattggcattagtgtaattgtaagcttcactgtaaatttaataaaatttataagaacggaattattaaaagggtatatatgtgtaattaaactagattctattctcaatgttacttcattattttattattgtttcatatatatatatatatatatatatatatttttaatttacatgtgcttctaagttaatagaactaaacacatgtgtatgtattaattgctatatacgtcataatttcaaccataatattaaattatggtatgtattattaaaaagtatagtttaatgtatatattaaatatatatcatttattcgtagattttaaatatggatactggatcaaagaaggagattaaagaaatgattaccaaagatatatcgaatatacataattactttcatttcgaacttttttagtcttattgttacgtcgattcttatatttcaagatctagtcttgtatgtacgctggggagcgcttttatttattgattcaacaaagaatatcgttgtaggtgtcatacatgcgagtaaaagtaacgaagtacgagcagtttcactgtaacatacttcctgataatttctcgttatttataccataagaaagtatcaaagaactTGATCTCTATTGGATGCTCTTATCTCttggaactcttatctcgaacgtggatctatttgtcgataatgcatgcgtgtaatactcgagtgtcgttcatacagcgtaaatatacgtgcagatacgtaaaccttttatgatttttgtatcaaaggcagacctgctataatactcgcaagtgaaatataattctacgaaagaaaatggagcaaaagagtttcgttggtaatatattcttcctttttcatcacaagtttcctctttgttgtgcttctgttacattataatcctgttagatttacgcgcgtaaaatttcactttgttgcactatatatctcatcatcgccatctgccgaacacctgtgagaaacgcggtttactttgtctcaaagcgagcaaacgtctaatttcacaaattggattttcatcaacagcgagaagggcatatgcgatgtaaaggaggctgtaagggtgtcctagggcttacggtggttgtcacgatgccggaagtggcgccgagcagacacgtcaagggagaatcagaatcgctattggcaaaaaccatcacgaacatttgtccttcgcgccaccaaaattctatcttctgagatatttttcgcgtttccgaggtcatcgccactctccttaactttgccttacgatgtataatatctcgatgttacggtagttagaaatttgtattaatttggagaaccttgcaaaagtacgcaaatctgctacgatagtcggatagagagtatcggcagagatctgttcctttatcgtgaaactctctcggacaacttagatgctaccagatatcgattctcgcatccaaccatttcgtaataaacgtagatcacccaagaaatttctcaattgtcatccgttaatttcgcgcaacttttgctttattttagctacgtgggaacctattagtgcgcaaatgttaccccgaaaatgttactcctctgtgccaaatatcgttcacgtgtataatcaaagttgcataaaaccgcgtacaattgcatcaggaaatttctaataatttgctcgtctcgcaggacgaaaacaggctcacgaaggatccctctgttctggctatcgaatgtaccgcaagcacgtagtttcaagtgtccgttctctagaaaattcgaaacaatttatggtcgatggtcgagtgaacggtgcaacggtcgagtcggaaagatcagaaagacaaatcatcatagttcgaacagaccgggaagcagaaacgcacttccatgatcatttgtatcgttgctcgatctgttgctgcgcaatgaccgagcaagctgttgatttttctttttctgcgatgctactatactctacactctatgctttataccgttcttttgcccgctatttaccttgtacgcgaactttttatcgctagtggattgcaaaaatccttttctatcacgaattttacgtgacaatgcgtaggtcaaggtggacgtaagacaaaggaaggtgtagataaataagacagggtgtattttaaaataataagttatttattacagtttatttaatatgtatacaggctattcgtattatagcagcgatagctagtgttaaattaacaatgacagtttctatcgtagttaatattatattggttattggccatgacgaaggcgaattttgatagccctggtcgaggtcggtggtctggatctataacaaataatactatattaatatagcaaagaaatgtcgtaaatatcgatatcatttgcaaggcgattctttttgggcatagtgaaattatgttgatcagtttgtggatattaggttgaaattagataataaagttatagatttacccgtttcaagggattgttcaggcgccgttaattcactggatatgtcgccctgaagcaggatgtttaaattttggatcatatattgtactgataggaagtattttatcgatacaattatgagtttatttgattaaaatatctaacgtagtgtctagtcaccaaacgaattagtagatcagccgtgaacaatggcagtaatttgtataataacaaaggataagccaaatatagcagaatgactcatcggctagcgggaggttgtgtctgattatcaaaagcgaaagaaatatgaaagatcctagtttgtaggacttgttgacaatcaatgtcaacaattttttcgtttggtccatagaatgttttgagtgggctgtatttcgacacacgacaaaattgataacgtaaataaatcttatatatttgtttcaagaaatgatagcttgtttgtgagcggtatctttagacaggttgttgaaaactggatgttaattcggattttatattttcagtaacttcgcatgagtattttagtcaaatctagcacgaatcgaataggtgaaaacaatctatacggcgttcgtgctgaggtggtatggtgataggtgcgtaaggaactactcttggtgtttttaacgaacaatagtttatttagaactaatcaacaatcagagttaacaattaacaattaacaattaacaattacacttaacagacaattggtaacaactaacaaataacgatagataccgagagatcattcgacgcgttgctatgcaaataataccgaggagttacacatttaatggcgtaagacagactgcctgtgcttttgtttcggatcgcgcagattcttcccttcgtagcccatcgatatcgtagcccagtgctggcacgtgtatgctcttccgagaattcggcggaaagagtgtgaagatatcgatggtacattgggcacgtcggtgttgcgctttggcggcgtcgcgctttgcatccggagccgttgaaaagttccgtggcccgtgccgccacagtgcttggcaggcttttattttgtttacctagtggatcggtatgatagagttcgagacatgtggaaagtacggcttccaggcaagcaggggctgattcagcgcattaaaataagaagaaaatttcgtataaacgttttcgagtagacgcttgctttgtgtcacagtactttcttacctatctttagagaaattactcgaatcgaccagttccagtttctacggaaacgcgaatgcgtcgcgtcatagatcgtccatcttgttcgaacagcttacacgaatttgtcgaaaatgttgatcgtcacgtcaactaacgttttataagtaagagattttaaacgcccccgtatttaataatcgaacggattcggatccgaagagcgtattggtccggaaataaggccagcacgatttatctattttccatctgtgtaatgtttagcatcgcaaaataagctataagcggaacgtatggtcatattaggcatattatgttatataaaattttcttcttatttcagtattcagaatcaacctctgccatattttccgcgtgttctgattcaccttgtataatatataagaatgataattgcaaatatatttgtataataactctatgataagcgcttaataatacatacagtgaacttgtagagagtaacgtttgctgactgtcggaggcacattgttgctgtctatgcaaagacaagtgcccatttcttgtcgaagaactccagtcaattctagcgtttcacccacataagttttcaacgctgaaacatgaaaatatatagtcgttattttttagctttgcctctatttgatcttcatcttatctgcttacgcgcttaataatagaactaggtttggtctacgtaaaaagtaacttctttttattaagactcatatttattaagatttaataagatacaatttattaagatacatgtaacgaaaggcaggaagtagtaacattttacgtgaatttgcatggatcgaatatgctgatgtgcttacgaataagagagtattgatcgataattattaaagccaattgtttgtgacatgggaataagcaaaagtcatttttaagtttaaagatctttagtttagtattgaaatgtgtttaatgtattttagcaaaagtagataaatagtagaaatattaaaaagttgtgtttggaagacaaaatttgacaaaaatgatgcatatacaaatgctatctgtggtcattaatatattttttcgttatcgacagaacattttcccttgattttattgacatactggattaatcacttctttaagttactcgttcttgaaacaacatcaaaatcgtatattgtttcgtgctaaaaaatctactaaatccattgacagtgaaacgatatttcgtatacggttcttacaagaattattattatttaagacttaggaaaacgtatatacagtagccacgcacactgtgcgtatttctggcgcgcgtttccgttcagtgacagtacttcggcggactggattgccgaagcgaaagggttaaaaaaatacgataaaatcacatgtagctctctatttgtctagtcgcttttgtagcaatatcactatgtcctctgacatacttgaggtttcttacaattcacaaattaaatgaacaactgtgcaagcgaaatcgctgctgtagaatccccgcttctgtagaatcagtcgtatggatttcaaaatttagtgtgtcgccgggattagcgttatccaaagtacgccacaggaataggacataaagatatttctcaaaatttgttattgctgatatgatattgctgaaatacaaggctgcagtttcttaatgtcgtcaaaacattcagttcttttttggtcagtcacttttcgcgtgtgtcacgaccggcatacttcaaatccgacggactgacgatagagataaagatgtggcggcactcggcgacaatgtatatcgctgaagtgcctaatgaaccatcaacatcccaacggtccttccatcgaaggttctagaagaaagagcacgtggcaacgatcgcggacgcctagcaaatgcatggacggtggggatgttgaggaatgacaaaagaaagtaatcggatccgatcgaaagtaaaatcataagagtcagtcttagaaagtcacgcttagagttcggaagtagattgtaaagtgtattgatgttagaaaaaaaataaagttttcttttttttattttttacctcaaattcctttttttgttattcctttttattttgttattttacgtgacaacaccatcggcgcctggatgaaccttgataactcggcccagaggtcaatgcatggagggaacgttgtcctctctgaggatgacgattgtgcccttttggatgctgtgtccacccttgctccatttattgcggttggttagctcgttcaaatactccttatgccagcggttccaaaaatgttgtttaagctgttggatatgctgccatttggagagtcggttcgatggaatgtccctgaaatctcgatcacgtaagcacattaatgaatcgccaatgaggaaatgtccgggagtgagggctaggagatcatttggatcggtggagatagaagttagcgggcgggaattgaggactgcttcaatttctatgataagagtattacggtgttaagctcatatgttcctgtttctccactcgcgctgcgccataatatcctttcatatttccgatcctctggtcgtacgaggaattgccgatacattttctcgatgtcgccagtgagtacgtactgatgagcgcggaatctgtggcggatcggtatcaacaggacgccgacaggtcgaggcatcaacgcggcgcaacacctcccgggcgatccgcgggtaccaaccgccaacactagagggctacgacgacaacgagtctgtctgtctaactcgctagcggtcgaatatacgagcgattgatataaataccgcacctagcgagactgcctctacgtctaaggcagggtctaccgggcatagccttactgacgagtccaccggtagtcccgggacgaaacgcacaactctctctctcttttcatccgtcacaaatctaattaatatacaaaataaattgtgaattgattcgagaatataggatttccccattttcatgattatcgtgatttttgtataaatatattttttaagatactaataattaggtacttataaattagtattatcaattattttgcatttataatttcgcctctagtataagtgttaattgaaaactaactttatgtttcaaaaagtactagcaaagtcgttgagtaacaagccactgatgctaacacaaatagcattgtcgtaattaaatatttctaaatattcatttttcattttgaacctgtagaaacaatttattatatatactattagctaagtaattgcatatttaattaagtcgaaatataaaacttagttattttgataatttagaaaataaaaaactgacaaacatttcaatttaatttatggttggaacaaaagacagttatttttcattaattgaaatattgcaatgcagagtactttccaaaatacgccgagagtattcctgatggtgaaacgagcgttgcttcatcgaacgcagctaaagaaaacaacatctatgtagttggtggtacgatgcctgaaatagagggcgataaattgtacaatacctgtactatttggggtcccgatggaactttgatagcaaaacaccgaaaggtaagtaatatattcctttatggctttgaatttgaaaatattggggtgaagaaagtgactctatctaggaataatttaggaatatacatatgtacatacgtatactataaccaattctataatttacggtttataaaatacgttatgatacgggaaacgcccatttttgttgtaatgtgtaatataaatttttcacatacgaaaatacttattttttctcctttttaaacattattaaatgataaggttttttaataaaagaaagtgataaaaacgctgtcagttattaaataaaaaataattaaagtttaggagttggttgatattaaattacaaaagatgcagcaatagaattagcgactacatttttatgttattaggtacatctattcgacatcgacattcctaataagattacttttcgagagagtgattcactcagtcctggtaactccctaacgacgttcgatgtgaagggctgcaaaataggtattggcatttgctatgatattagattcgaggaaatggcacgcatttatcggaacaaaggtacagtaacttaatcgatcaatacttaactagcaaaaaattaaatatctttcttatatatattctatataaaattaatataatctgtaactctgtataaaaagaagcttaatttaaaaaaccagtatatttgctgaaaatgaaacaaataaaagaattaaaagcacaataagaggactgtcctcgcatattcagaaatgatggaatgtgaaccgtgcaactacgaagttaattggtattcggtggcttcatatttcctgcttctctgggttaggttgccaaatgctgatatatccagcggcattcaatatgaccactggaccactgcactggtcattacttcagcgtttcagagcgaatgataatcaattatacgttgcctgcatatcaccggctcgtgttccttaagcaagttacgtcgcatggggacatacacagttgacccatccctggggaaagattctttacgatttggaaactcaagagaatatggcagtcaccgatatcaaaaaaaaaaaaaactggcgaaccgtgtgttaccacaacgagacccgcgatgctatttggtgctttaaattgtgccgcaactcgtttttgagatctttgccaggggcgcgttaaaatatgctgaaaatatatttctggcttttctggggtttaactgaagtatgataaataacgttgtaaaacatatgtacttatgacttacagagtaattgagtgtacaaaatatatagtatacaaaatagccagcgatttagggctttaaaagatcaaaagaaaagaaaagaaaaga
This genomic stretch from Bombus vancouverensis nearcticus unplaced genomic scaffold, iyBomVanc1_principal scaffold0028, whole genome shotgun sequence harbors:
- the LOC143304252 gene encoding omega-amidase NIT2-B-like, which encodes MSPVKYFPKYAESIPDGETSVASSNAAKENNIYVVGGTMPEIEGDKLYNTCTIWGPDGTLIAKHRKVHLFDIDIPNKITFRESDSLSPGNSLTTFDVKGCKIGIGICYDIRFEEMARIYRNKGCQMLIYPAAFNMTTGPLHWSLLQRFRANDNQLYVACISPARVP